One Anaerolineales bacterium DNA segment encodes these proteins:
- a CDS encoding AraC family transcriptional regulator yields MTSGAAVSTMADYSKRIAIVQQYIDGHLTEPLDLGTLAGVAGFSMYHFSRLFYAYAGMPVIRYVKARRLEQAAGMLAGTGESVTGIARKCGFASISSFNALFKQMFGMSPKAYREGKKRKKPAESRKIREDADGKTADTPKNSFLRRIWAMNVEIKNLPEYRIAYFRHTGSYLDTGRNWQRLLAWVGKRGLSAARPLFIGISQDDPETTEEDECRHDACVTLPAGFPETDEDGVRYTTIPAGRYGQYLFYDTIDKLAIAFRALYGEWLPQSGYELDERPPLEINLNNPAEDPERKSKCLVCIPLKN; encoded by the coding sequence ATGACAAGCGGCGCCGCCGTTTCGACCATGGCCGATTATTCAAAACGCATCGCAATCGTTCAACAATACATCGACGGCCATCTAACCGAGCCGCTCGATCTCGGGACCCTGGCCGGGGTGGCCGGGTTTTCGATGTACCACTTTTCGCGTTTGTTCTACGCGTACGCCGGAATGCCGGTCATCCGCTACGTGAAGGCGCGGCGCCTGGAGCAGGCGGCCGGGATGCTGGCTGGAACCGGGGAGAGCGTCACAGGCATCGCCCGCAAGTGCGGGTTCGCCTCGATCTCCTCGTTCAACGCGTTGTTCAAGCAGATGTTCGGCATGTCCCCGAAAGCATACCGGGAGGGGAAAAAACGCAAGAAGCCGGCAGAGTCGCGCAAGATCCGGGAAGACGCCGACGGGAAAACCGCCGATACTCCGAAGAATTCTTTTTTACGGAGGATCTGGGCGATGAACGTCGAAATCAAGAATCTACCCGAATACCGGATCGCGTATTTCCGACACACGGGGAGCTACCTGGACACGGGGCGGAACTGGCAACGGCTGTTGGCTTGGGTGGGAAAGCGCGGGCTGTCCGCCGCGCGTCCGCTGTTCATCGGGATTTCGCAAGACGATCCGGAGACGACCGAAGAAGACGAATGCCGGCACGACGCCTGCGTCACCTTGCCGGCCGGTTTTCCCGAAACGGATGAGGACGGGGTGCGGTACACTACGATTCCGGCCGGACGGTACGGCCAGTACCTCTTTTACGACACGATCGACAAGCTGGCGATCGCCTTCCGGGCTTTGTACGGCGAGTGGCTGCCGCAGAGCGGATACGAACTCGACGAGCGTCCGCCGCTGGAGATCAACCTCAACAATCCGGCCGAGGATCCGGAGCGGAAGAGCAAGTGCCTGGTGTGCATTCCGCTGAAGAACTAG